Proteins found in one Balaenoptera musculus isolate JJ_BM4_2016_0621 chromosome 4, mBalMus1.pri.v3, whole genome shotgun sequence genomic segment:
- the PFN2 gene encoding profilin-2 isoform X2: MAGWQSYVDNLMCDGCCQEAAIVGYCDAKYVWAATAGGVFQSITPVEIDMIVGKDREGFFTNGLTLGAKKCSVIRDSLYVDGDCTMDIRTKSQGGEPTYNVAVGRAGRVLVFVMGKEGVHGGGLNKKAYSMAKYLRDSGF; this comes from the exons ATGGCCGGTTGGCAGAGCTACGTGGATAACCTGATGTGCGATGGCTGCTGCCAGGAGGCCGCCATTGTCGGCTACTGCGACGCCAAATACGTCTGGGCAGCCACAGCCGGGGGCGTCTTCCAGAGCATTACG CCAGTAGAAATAGATATGATCGTAGGAAAAGACCGGGAAGGTTTCTTTACCAATGGTTTGACTCTTGGCGCAAAGAAGTGCTCGGTGATCAGAGATAGCCTATACGTGGATGGTGACTGCACAATGGACATCCGGACAAAGAGTCAAGGTGGGGAGCCAACATACAACGTTGCCGTCGGCAGAGCTGGGAGAG tctTGGTCTTTGTAATGGGAAAAGAAGGGGTCCATGGAGGCGGATTGAATAAGAAGGCATACTCAATGGCAAAATACTTGAGAGACTCTGGGTTCTAG
- the LOC118894103 gene encoding uncharacterized protein LOC118894103, protein MRGPWYPNETMIKDRQSSETFLKATNASSDFRLPECARSVAFMAKRQKGPGQRVPLGTLKMRVGDPATSPPPPQRGVNAPHPRHQGNSAIRHLGARFRIPSHRTQNTRVSQPGRRDSEASHKAVPGVLSATRKTPSLQAPGPKLSHPQRPRRSRVSLPARGGRDCPGRYPSASVPLSLPLPRRDPPIRRAAEGSHARARARPVETAES, encoded by the coding sequence atgagaggcccgtggtACCCAAATGAAACAATGATAAAAGATCGGCAAAGCTCAGAAACGTTCCTGAAAGCCACGAACGCCAGCTCTGATTTCAGGTTGCCGGAGTGCGCCCGCTCGGTAGCCTTTATGGCCAAGAGACAGAAGGGTCCAGGGCAGAGGGTCCCACTGGGGACGCTTAAGATGAGAGTGGGCGACCCTGCTACCAGCCCGCCCCCACCACAAAGAGGAGTAAACGCTCCGCATCCCCGTCACCAGGGCAACTCTGCAATCCGACACCTAGGCGCAAGATTCCGCATTCCCAGCCACCGGACGCAGAACACACGCGTTTCACAACCCGGACGCAGGGACTCCGAGGCTTCCCACAAGGCCGTCCCTGGGGTGCTGAGTGCGACGAGGAAGACGCCCTCTCTGCAGGCCCCGGGTCCGAAACTCAGCCACCCCCAACGACCCCGCCGCTCCCGGGTCTCGCTTCCCGCACGTGGCGGCCGTGATTGCCCCGGCCGGTATCCCTCCGCGTCCGTCCCGCTCAGTCTCCCCCTCCCTCGCCGGGACCCTCCGATCCGGCGCGCCGCGGAAGGATCGCACGCACGCGCTCGCGCACGCCCCGTGGAAACGGCGGAGAGCTGA
- the PFN2 gene encoding profilin-2 isoform X1, whose product MAGWQSYVDNLMCDGCCQEAAIVGYCDAKYVWAATAGGVFQSITPVEIDMIVGKDREGFFTNGLTLGAKKCSVIRDSLYVDGDCTMDIRTKSQGGEPTYNVAVGRAGRALVIVMGKEGVHGGTLNKKAYELALYLRRSDV is encoded by the exons ATGGCCGGTTGGCAGAGCTACGTGGATAACCTGATGTGCGATGGCTGCTGCCAGGAGGCCGCCATTGTCGGCTACTGCGACGCCAAATACGTCTGGGCAGCCACAGCCGGGGGCGTCTTCCAGAGCATTACG CCAGTAGAAATAGATATGATCGTAGGAAAAGACCGGGAAGGTTTCTTTACCAATGGTTTGACTCTTGGCGCAAAGAAGTGCTCGGTGATCAGAGATAGCCTATACGTGGATGGTGACTGCACAATGGACATCCGGACAAAGAGTCAAGGTGGGGAGCCAACATACAACGTTGCCGTCGGCAGAGCTGGGAGAG CATTGGTTATAGTCATGGGAAAGGAAGGTGTCCACGGAGGCACACTTAACAAGAAAGCATATGAACTCGCTTTATACCTGAGGAGGTCTGATGTGTAA